The following are encoded together in the Glycine soja cultivar W05 chromosome 5, ASM419377v2, whole genome shotgun sequence genome:
- the LOC114412665 gene encoding 3-oxoacyl-[acyl-carrier-protein] synthase I, chloroplastic-like, with protein sequence MQALHSPTLRTSPLDPLRGPNNAAAKRRASSAKRVFFVSATLAPKVSAPQRQKDPKKRVVITGMGLASVFGNDVEGYYEKLLAGESGITPIDRFDASKFPTRFGGQIRGFSAEGYIDGKNDRRLDDCLRYCIVAGKKALENADLAPDNHSKIDKERAGVLVGSGMGGLTVFSDGVQALIEKGHRKITPFFIPYAITNMGSALLGIDLGFMGPNYSISTACATSNYCFYAAANHIRRGEADLMIAGGTEAAIIPIGLGGFVACRALSQRNDDPKTASRPWDKDRDGFVMGEGAGVLVMESLEHAMKRGAPIIAEYLGGAVNCDAYHMTDPRSDGLGVSTCIQSSLEDAGVSPEEVNYINAHATSTLAGDLAEINAIKKVFKDTSGIKINATKSMIGHCLGAAGGLEAIATVKAITTGWLHPTINQFNPEPAVDFDTVANVKQQHEINVAISNSFGFGGHNSVVAFSAFRP encoded by the exons atgcaaGCGCTTCATTCCCCCACCCTCCGAACTTCTCCCTTGGACCCTCTTCGGGGCCCCAACAATGCCGCCGCCAAGCGACGCGCCTCCTCTGCCAAGCGCGTGTTCTTCGTGTCCGCCACGCTGGCGCCGAAGGTGTCCGCCCCGCAGCGGCAGAAGGACCCGAAGAAGCGCGTGGTTATCACGGGAATGGGGCTCGCGTCGGTGTTCGGGAACGACGTGGAGGGGTACTACGAGAAGCTTCTCGCCGGCGAGAGCGGCATCACCCCCATCGACCGCTTCGACGCCTCCAAGTTCCCCACGCGCTTCGGCGGCCAGATCCGCGGCTTCTCCGCCGAGGGCTACATCGACGGCAAGAACGACCGCCGCCTCGACGACTGCCTCCGCTACTGCATTGTCGCCGGCAAAAAGGCCCTCGAAAACGCCGACCTCGCCCCAGACAACCACTCCAAG ATTGATAAGGAGCGTGCTGGTGTTCTTGTAGGCTCCGGAATGGGAGGTTTAACGGTGTTTTCTGACGGTGTTCAGGCTCTGATTGAGAAGGGGCACAGGAAGATAACGCCGTTTTTTATTCCGTATGCCATTACTAACATGGGTTCGGCTTTGCTTGGGATAGACCTTGGGTTCATGGGTCCCAACTATTCTATATCCACGGCTTGTGCTACCTCCAACTATTGCTTTTATGCTGCGGCGAACCATATTCGGAGAGGGGAGGCTGATTTGATGATTGCGGGTGGGACTGAGGCTGCCATTATTCCAATTGGGTTAGGGGGTTTCGTTGCTTGCAGGGCGCTTTCGCAGAGGAATGATGACCCCAAAACTGCTTCCAGGCCGTGGGATAAGGACCGTGATGGCTTTGTTATGGGCGAAGGTGCTGGAGTTTTG GTAATGGAGAGCTTGGAACATGCCATGAAGCGAGGCGCACCTATTATTGCTGAATACTTGGGAGGTGCTGTTAACTGTGATGCTTATCACATGACtgatccaaggtctgatggacTTGGTGTGTCTACATGCATTCAGAGCAGCCTTGAAGATGCGGGTGTGTCACCAGAGGAG GTCAACTACATAAATGCACATGCAACTTCCACTCTTGCTGGAGACTTGGCAGAGATCAATGCTATTAAAAAGGTTTTCAAGGACACTTCTGGAATCAAAATTAATGCAACCAAG TCTATGATAGGGCACTGCCTTGGTGCAGCTGGGGGTTTGGAAGCCATTGCCACAGTGAAAGCCATAACAACAGGATGGCTGCATCCAACAATCAATCAATTT AACCCAGAACCTGCAGTTGATTTTGATACAGTGGCAAATGTCAAGCAGCAGCATGAAATCAACGTTG ccatttcaaattcatttggATTCGGTGGACACAACTCTGTGGTAGCATTTTCTGCTTTCAGGCCTTGA
- the LOC114412666 gene encoding DNA replication licensing factor MCM3 homolog 2-like: MDLSEEVRAAHKREFSDFLDQDVGKGIYMDEIKTLINLKRHRLIVNISDLHNFRDLGNRILRSPSEYMQPFCDAVTEATRAIDPKYLKEGEQVLVGFEGPFVSRRVTPRDLLSQFIGSMVCVEGIVTKCSLVRPKVVKSVHFCPTTGSFTSREYRDITSNLGLPTGSVYPTRDENGNLLVTEFGLCKYKDHQTLSIQEVPENSAPGQLPRTVDVIAEDDLVDSCKPGDRVAIVGIYKALAGKSKGSVNGVFRTVLIANNVSLLNKEANAPIYSAEDVKSIKEIAARDDAFDLLSNSLAPSIYGHSWIKKAVILLMLSGVEKNLKNGTHLRGDINMMMVGDPSVAKSQLLRAIMNIAPLAISTTGRGSSGVGLTAAVTSDQETGERRLEAGAMVLADRGVVCIDEFDKMNDQDRVAIHEVMEQQTVTIAKAGIHASLNARCSVVAAANPIYGTYDRSLTPTKNIGLPDSLLSRFDLLFIVLDQMDPDIDRRISEHVLRMHRFRSAVDGGEAVLHGSSRYGREDEADMDSSVFVKYNRMLHGKKTGRGQKRDTLTIKFLKKFIHYAKHRIQPELTDEASENIATAYAELRNASSNAKTGGTLPITARTLETIIRLSTAHAKLKLSREVSKSDVEAALKVLNFAIYHKELTEMEEREQERERELDRKRKADHDENDGPDHGPKDRRGPKDKRRSTSTDAMDVDDNSAAQAAVGLTPERIEEFNSLFNQHMHANRLDQITIVNLVNVINRGEDPPSYSAADVLLLLERLQDDNRVMITDGVVHMIS, translated from the exons ATGGATTTGAGCGAAGAAGTTAGGGCAGCTCACAAGCGAGAATTCTCCGATTTCTTGGATCAAGAT GTCGGGAAGGGCATATACATGGACGAAATCAAAACCCTAATCAACCTCAAGCGCCACCGCCTTATCGTTAACATCTCCGATCTCCACAACTTCCGCGACTTGGGTAACAG GATTCTGAGGAGTCCAAGTGAGTACATGCAACCGTTCTGTGACGCTGTCACGGAGGCTACTCGTGCTATTGATCCTAAGTATTTGAAGGAAGGGGAACAAGTGCTTGTGGGATTTGAAGGCCCTTTTGTTTCTCGCCGTGTCACGCCCAGGGATCTTCTCTCTCAATTCATAGGTTCCATGGTCTGTGTTGAGGGCATTGTCACCAAAT gttctCTTGTAAGGCCAAAGGTTGTTAAAAGTGTTCATTTTTGCCCCACCACCGGAAGCTTCACTTCTCGCGAATATCGTGATATTACATCTAATTTGGGTTTGCCCACAGGATCTGTTTACCCTACAAGG GATGAAAATGGGAACTTACTCGTGACTGAGTTTGGGCTGTGCAAATACAAAGATCATCAAACTTTGTCCATTCAAGAAGTTCCTGAGAATTCTGCTCCTGGTCAACTCCCAAGAACAGTGGATGTCATTGCAGAAGATGACCTTGTTGATTCTTGCAAGCCTGGAGATCGAGTGGCAATTGTGGGGATATATAAGGCTCTTGCAGGGAAAAGCAAAGGAAGTGTGAATGGAGTATTCAG GACTGTTCTCATAGCCAACAATGTTTCTCTTCTCAACAAAGAGGCTAATGCACCAATCTACAGTGCTGAAGATGTCAAAAGCATTAAAGAGATAGCTGCAAGAGATGATGCATTTGACCTGCTAAGTAATTCACTTGCACCATCTATATATGGGCATTCTTGGATAAAGAAAGCAGTGATTTTGTTGATGCTTAGTGGGGTGGAGAAGAACTTAAAGAATGGCACTCACTTGCGAGG TGACATTAACATGATGATGGTTGGCGATCCCTCTGTTGCCAAGTCTCAACTCTTGAGAGCAATTATGAACATTGCTCCCTTGGCCATATCAACCACAGGCCGGGGTTCTTCTGGGGTTGGTTTGACAGCTGCAGTTACTTCAGATCAAGAAACTG GAGAAAGAAGGCTTGAAGCTGGGGCAATGGTTCTTGCTGACAGAGGTGTTGTCTGCATTGATGAATTTGACAAGATGAATGATCAAGATCGTGTTGCTATACATGAAGTTATGGAGCAGCAGACTGTGACTATTGCCAAAGCAGGTATCCATGCATCACTTAATGCCCGGTGCAGTGTGGTTGCAGCTGCAAATCCCATTTATGGAACT TATGATCGTTCATTGACTCCAACCAAAAATATTGGACTCCCAGACTCCTTGCTTTCTCGATTTGATCTACTGTTTATTGTGTTAGATCAAATGGATCCTGATATTGATCGTCGAATATCAGAGCATGTCCTTCGTATGCATCGATTTCGTTCTGCTGTTGATGGAG GTGAGGCAGTGCTTCATGGGAGCTCGAGATATGGAAGAGAAGATGAAGCTGATATGGACTCATCTGTTTTTGTCAAATATAACAGAATGTTACATGGGAAGAAAACTGGAAGGGGTCAAAAACGTGATACGCTTACAAttaagtttcttaaaaaatttatccactATGCTAAGCATAGGATTCAACCTGAACTTACTGATGAG GCATCTGAGAACATTGCCACGGCCTATGCTGAGCTCAGAAATGCAAGTTCAAATGCAAAG ACTGGAGGAACACTTCCCATAACTGCCAGAACTTTAGAAACCATAATACGTCTGTCAACAGCTCATGCCAAATTGAAGTTGAGCAGAGAG GTTTCAaagtctgatgttgaagctgcTTTGAAGGTTCTAAATTTTGCAATATATCACAAAGAACTAACAGAAATGGAGGAGCGTGAgcaagagagggagagagagctgGACAGGAAGCGCAAGGCTGATCATGATGAAAATGATGGTCCTGATCATGGTCCTAAAGATAGAAGAGGTCCTAAAGATAAAAGACG GTCAACATCAACAGATGCCATGGATGTAGATGATAACTCAGCAGCTCAAGCTGCTGTTGGACTCACCCCTGAAAG AATTGAAGAATTTAATTCTCTATTTAATCAGCATATGCATGCCAACCGCCTGGACCAAATAACTATTGTAAACTTAGTGAATGTTATCAACAGAGGGGAAGATCCACCATCTTACAGTGCTGCAGATGTACTACTCCTATTAGAG AGGTTGCAAGATGACAATAGAGTCATGATAACTGATGGAGTGGTGCATATGATATCATAA
- the LOC114412668 gene encoding uncharacterized protein LOC114412668, whose amino-acid sequence MGSEDAKDPFKGVDWKAVGGEMQQNPSAKPALKKRLPKKVREIPEFYFLPRWPLPKAILFCSACIGGGVAAGMLIETWIEKKVKEDGGVIWEFDK is encoded by the exons ATGGGAAGCGAAGATGCGAAAGATCCATTCAAAGGGgtggattggaaagccgttggTGGCGAGATGCAGCAAAATCCGAGTGCTAAACCTGCATTGAAGAAACGATTACCGAAGAAAGTTAGGGAAATTCCTGAATTCTATTTCCTTCCACGATGGCCGCTGCCCAAGGCCATTTTATTCTGCAGCGCATGCATTGGTGGTGGTGTAGCTGCTGGAATGCTTATTGAGACCTGGATTGAAAAGAAAGTTAAAG AAGATGGAGGGGTTATATGGGAGTTTGACAAATAA
- the LOC114412667 gene encoding uncharacterized protein At2g34460, chloroplastic-like, whose translation MSMAATLTAVRIPTFHQRHLKQHFTAPSSSSLRLLNLAKMEGSEISEQVVGEDLGAKKKVFVAGATGSTGKRIVEQLLAKGFAVKAGVRDIDKAKTILSSANPSLQIVKADVTEGSDKLAEAIGDDSEAVVCATGFRPGWDLLSPWKVDNFGTVNLVEACRKRNVNRFILISSILVNGAAMGQLLNPAYIFLNVFGLTLVAKLQAEKYIRKSGINYTIIRPGGLRNDPPTGNVVMEPEDTLYEGSISRDLVAEVAVEALAYPEAFYKVVEIVSRPDAPKRPYHDLFGSIRQQ comes from the exons ATGTCAATGGCTGCAACTCTCACTGCTGTAAGAATTCCCACTTTCCACCAACGCCATCTCAAACAACACTTCACGGcaccctcttcctcttccttacGCCTCCTCAATCTCGCAAAG atGGAAGGAAGTGAGATCAGTGAGCAAGTAGTAGGGGAGGATTTGGGAGCAAAGAAGAAAGTTTTTGTAGCTGGAGCCACTGGTAGCACTGGCAAAAGAATCGTTGAGCAGTTACTGGCAAAGGGTTTTGCTGTTAAGGCTGGGGTTAGAGACATCGACAAGGCCAAGACAATCCTTTCCTCTGCCAATCCATCTCTTCAAATT gtgaaagctgatgtcacagaGGGTTCTGATAAGCTAGCTGAGGCCATTGGTGACGATTCAGAAGCAGTAGTATGTGCCACAGGCTTTCGCCCGGGGTGGGATTTACTTTCTCCCTGGAAG GTTGACAATTTTGGCACAGTAAACCTTGTTGAAGCATGCAGGAAACGCAATGTTAACAGATTCATTCTTATCAGTTCCATTTTAGTTAATGGAGCTGCTATGGGACAGTTACTGAATCCAGCTTACatctttcttaatgtttttgGACTCACCTTGGTAGCGAAACTACAGGCAGAGAAATATATCAGGAAATCTGGTATAAACTATACAATAATAAGACCAGGCGGGTTGAGAAATGATCCTCCTACTGGAAATGTTGTTATGGAGCCAGAG GACACCCTTTATGAAGGTTCCATATCCAGAGATCTAGTTGCTGAAGTGGCTGTGGAGGCATTGGCTTATCCTGAGGCATTTTATAAAGTTGTGGAAATAGTGTCTCGCCCTGATGCTCCTAAACGCCCATACCATGACCTTTTTGGTTCCATAAGGCAACAATGA